The following are from one region of the Fastidiosipila sp. genome:
- a CDS encoding IS1 family transposase has translation MNQKTYSEQELQEIFSQLPFHAMKKLVDGYSKESGVSFDNEVKQAITNSLQSQLEKHDINSVCPSCQSKDVVKNGKRSDGSQRYLCKVCHKRFTRFTGTILEKNNWHWDAWVKMLQMTINNLSLKSMQNVLERDYGYEGINIKTVWFWRMKLIHALSKMNTPLLSGVVQVDETFIRESQKGSRGLVSYLSKDTKRKPRYGRKPSIVGVMGPEFATVVTAIDNRGYCVCKVTAMGRVTKELITDFFVEHLDHPAYVCSDANTVYKEVCGIFNYPHYVRPSNYDEILKSNGVVDADLADVFGVKEARRENAVIMNRLYRREEIDHINNVGGLLYEDFLKLRKEKGLNLARVNELHKDIKLYIVKNMTNVSTKYLEYYVGFFNYIRNWRVTHGKYPSSEKDAEMIFVEILKGMANYTLPEVMQQEINLPMPSSRYTTLLRENTKRAREATNNKYFKFNEEDGVRSFNRREYLFDLPNSRLYEISKECGIRGYRKMNKWVLISMILKHPDIENILYRLISENQPMKISEEDLEAIRASRFM, from the coding sequence ATGAACCAGAAGACTTATTCAGAACAAGAATTACAAGAAATCTTCTCACAGCTCCCCTTTCACGCCATGAAGAAGCTGGTGGACGGCTACTCAAAAGAGTCGGGGGTCAGCTTTGATAATGAAGTCAAACAAGCCATCACAAACAGCCTTCAATCTCAACTCGAAAAGCATGACATCAATAGTGTCTGCCCGAGCTGTCAGTCCAAGGATGTCGTCAAGAATGGTAAGCGGTCTGATGGCTCGCAGCGTTATCTGTGTAAGGTTTGTCATAAGAGATTTACACGCTTCACGGGAACCATCCTTGAAAAGAACAACTGGCATTGGGATGCGTGGGTCAAAATGCTCCAAATGACAATCAACAATCTTTCTCTCAAATCCATGCAGAATGTTTTGGAAAGAGATTATGGCTATGAGGGAATCAATATCAAGACGGTCTGGTTCTGGCGTATGAAACTAATCCATGCCCTCTCGAAAATGAATACGCCTCTTCTGAGTGGGGTTGTCCAAGTAGATGAAACCTTTATTCGAGAAAGTCAAAAGGGAAGCAGGGGGCTTGTTTCCTATCTTTCAAAAGACACAAAGAGGAAACCCCGTTATGGTCGTAAGCCCTCAATAGTGGGAGTCATGGGTCCTGAATTTGCCACGGTAGTCACAGCCATTGATAACAGGGGCTATTGTGTTTGCAAAGTGACAGCGATGGGTCGGGTCACCAAAGAACTGATTACAGACTTTTTTGTAGAACACCTTGACCATCCTGCTTATGTTTGCTCGGACGCCAACACCGTCTATAAGGAAGTGTGTGGAATATTCAATTATCCTCATTATGTTCGGCCGTCTAACTATGACGAGATTTTGAAAAGCAACGGAGTTGTGGATGCAGACCTTGCGGATGTCTTTGGAGTAAAAGAAGCAAGACGGGAAAATGCTGTCATTATGAATAGACTTTACCGAAGAGAAGAAATCGATCACATCAATAACGTGGGTGGACTGCTCTATGAAGATTTTTTGAAACTTCGAAAAGAAAAAGGGTTAAATCTCGCCCGTGTCAATGAGCTTCATAAGGACATTAAGCTCTATATCGTTAAGAACATGACGAATGTTTCAACGAAGTATCTTGAATACTATGTTGGCTTTTTCAATTACATCCGAAATTGGAGAGTGACGCATGGCAAGTATCCCTCATCGGAAAAAGACGCTGAAATGATTTTTGTTGAAATTTTGAAAGGAATGGCGAATTACACTCTTCCCGAAGTCATGCAACAAGAAATCAACCTTCCTATGCCAAGCTCTCGATATACTACCCTCCTTCGTGAGAATACCAAGAGAGCAAGGGAAGCCACCAACAATAAATACTTCAAGTTTAATGAAGAAGATGGTGTTAGAAGTTTCAACAGGCGTGAATATCTGTTCGACTTGCCTAATTCCAGGCTCTATGAAATCTCTAAAGAGTGTGGAATTAGGGGCTACAGAAAAATGAACAAATGGGTTCTTATCTCTATGATTTTGAAGCACCCTGACATTGAAAATATTCTTTATCGGTTGATTTCCGAGAACCAACCCATGAAGATTTCAGAGGAAGATTTAGAAGCGATTCGTGCCAGTCGTTTCATGTAG